GGTCACGAAACCCTGAAACTTATCAAGGTGAAAAATCCTGATCTCCCGGTCATCATGCTGACAGGGCATGGGGATGTTCCCGGAGCGCAGAAAGCCTACGAAACAGGCGCGTTCGATTATTTGGCCAAGCCGTGTGACGTGGATTTGTTGGGCGTGAAAATCCAGGACGCCCACGACTACGCCACCAAGGCCCCGTATGTCGAGAAACTGACCATCGACATCATGATTCCTTTGGAGCGGTATACCCAGATACCCCTGGACAGCACCGTAAGAGAGGCTATCCAGGCACTGGAAAAGGCCATGCGGCATCTGATGGCCACGGACAGGCTCATGGACACCGGACACCGTTCCGTGCTGGTGACGAATGTCGACGGCAGCGTGGCCGGTCTGCTCAGCCCGCTTGACCTCATCGATGCAGTCAGGCCCGGCTATCTCTCCGCCCCCAAACCGTCCATGGCTGACAGCCTCCAGTATTCGGCCATGTTCTGGCAGGGCCTGTTCACCTCCAGGGTGAAAGAGGTCATGGGCAATCCGGTCCAGGAATACATGTCCGACACCCTTCCGGTCATAGAGGGCAACTCCAACCTCATGGACGTGGCCAATACCATGGTCACGCTTCCGGCGCGGCGCATGTTGGTCCAGGCCAACGGCAAGGACGTCGGAATCGTGCGGGAGCAGGAGCTTTTTTACGAAATCGCCAGGATCATTTCAGCCGGCTGAACGATCTGAAGCTTAAAATATAGGGGTTACAAATGGCTCAAGCAAAAAAGAAAGCAACCGGTTACGACAAGTTCGTAAA
Above is a window of Pseudodesulfovibrio sp. S3 DNA encoding:
- a CDS encoding response regulator, which produces MVKIKVLMVDDEERFRTTTAKILARKGFETILAASGEEALAKLDENPDVVILDVKMGGLDGHETLKLIKVKNPDLPVIMLTGHGDVPGAQKAYETGAFDYLAKPCDVDLLGVKIQDAHDYATKAPYVEKLTIDIMIPLERYTQIPLDSTVREAIQALEKAMRHLMATDRLMDTGHRSVLVTNVDGSVAGLLSPLDLIDAVRPGYLSAPKPSMADSLQYSAMFWQGLFTSRVKEVMGNPVQEYMSDTLPVIEGNSNLMDVANTMVTLPARRMLVQANGKDVGIVREQELFYEIARIISAG